The proteins below come from a single Azospirillum thiophilum genomic window:
- a CDS encoding DUF3501 family protein, whose product MTIRTEITRADILPMDRYARERAERRKAVVALKRSRRIAVGPYATFHFENYETMLQQVHEMLHIEKGGEEQIADELGAYNPLVPKGRELVATVMFEIDDPERRQRVLGSLGGVEDRMRIQLDGQSIAGRPESDLERTNEAGKTSSVHFIHFDFTAAQVEAFRRPGAQVLIGIDHPDYGHLAVMPEAMRAALAADFA is encoded by the coding sequence ATGACGATCAGGACGGAGATCACGCGGGCCGACATCCTGCCGATGGACCGCTATGCCCGCGAGCGGGCGGAGCGCCGCAAGGCGGTGGTGGCGCTCAAGCGGAGCCGCCGCATCGCCGTCGGCCCCTACGCCACCTTCCATTTCGAGAATTACGAGACGATGCTGCAGCAGGTCCACGAGATGCTGCACATCGAGAAGGGCGGGGAGGAGCAGATCGCCGACGAGCTGGGCGCCTACAACCCGCTGGTGCCCAAGGGGCGCGAGCTGGTCGCCACCGTGATGTTCGAGATCGACGACCCGGAGCGCCGCCAACGCGTCCTCGGCAGCCTGGGCGGGGTCGAGGATCGCATGAGGATCCAGCTCGACGGCCAGAGCATCGCCGGACGGCCGGAAAGCGACCTGGAGAGGACGAACGAGGCGGGCAAGACCTCGTCGGTCCATTTCATCCATTTCGACTTCACCGCCGCCCAGGTCGAGGCGTTCCGCCGGCCGGGCGCGCAGGTGCTGATCGGCATCGACCACCCCGATTACGGCCACCTCGCGGTGATGCCGGAGGCGATGCGGGCGGCGCTGGCGGCGGATTTCGCCTGA
- a CDS encoding (Fe-S)-binding protein, with translation MREGSLEAPVRHPLDWTDPAFHDEAALDAEMRRVFEICHGCRRCFNLCDSFPRLFDLIDAAGDAELHGVPSASFKGVVDACTLCDMCFMTKCPYVPPHEWALDFPHLMVRYRAMEAKRDGVPFALKQLTQTDRNGELARPVAAVANWASAETNSLTRPILQKVAGVHAEAHLPKFTGKTLMMRAKADRPELNREAPAFGKRKAVLYATCFANYNNPAIGMAARAILARNGVETEVAYPSCCGMPQLEQGDLAGVDAKAAKVAQALGSWIDKGYDVVALVPSCALMLKMEWPLIVPRDAPHRAAVERLAQATFDVSEYIVDIARRDGLAEGLRPLPGGVALHIACHARAQNMGQKAAEMLRLIPQADLKVIERCSGHGGSWGVLTGNFPVALKVGKPVATQALKSEKRFVASECPIAGPHIMQGIERLKGEDAGSGPEQLHPVELFARAYGIVL, from the coding sequence ATGCGCGAAGGCAGCCTGGAGGCGCCCGTCCGCCATCCGCTCGACTGGACGGATCCCGCCTTCCATGACGAGGCGGCGCTCGATGCCGAGATGCGGCGGGTCTTCGAGATCTGCCACGGCTGCCGGCGCTGCTTCAACCTGTGCGACAGCTTTCCCCGGCTGTTCGACCTGATCGACGCGGCGGGGGATGCCGAGCTGCATGGCGTGCCGTCCGCCTCCTTCAAGGGGGTCGTCGACGCCTGCACGCTGTGCGACATGTGCTTCATGACCAAATGCCCCTATGTGCCGCCGCACGAATGGGCATTGGATTTCCCGCACCTGATGGTGCGCTACCGGGCGATGGAGGCGAAGAGGGACGGCGTTCCTTTCGCGCTGAAGCAGCTGACCCAAACCGACCGCAACGGCGAGCTGGCGCGCCCGGTCGCGGCGGTGGCCAACTGGGCCTCGGCGGAAACCAACAGCCTCACCCGGCCCATCCTGCAAAAGGTCGCCGGCGTCCATGCCGAGGCGCATCTGCCGAAATTCACCGGCAAGACCCTGATGATGCGCGCCAAGGCGGACCGGCCGGAGCTGAACCGGGAGGCGCCGGCTTTCGGCAAGCGCAAGGCGGTGCTCTACGCCACCTGCTTCGCCAACTACAACAACCCGGCCATCGGCATGGCCGCCCGCGCCATCCTGGCTCGCAACGGGGTGGAGACCGAGGTGGCCTATCCGTCCTGCTGCGGCATGCCCCAGTTGGAGCAGGGCGATCTCGCCGGCGTCGACGCCAAGGCGGCCAAGGTGGCGCAGGCGCTCGGCTCCTGGATCGACAAGGGCTACGACGTGGTGGCGCTGGTGCCGAGCTGCGCCCTGATGCTGAAGATGGAATGGCCGCTGATCGTGCCGCGGGACGCGCCGCACCGGGCGGCGGTGGAGCGGCTGGCGCAGGCGACCTTCGACGTCAGCGAATACATCGTCGACATCGCCCGGCGTGACGGACTGGCCGAGGGGCTGCGGCCGTTGCCGGGCGGCGTGGCGCTGCACATCGCCTGCCACGCCCGCGCCCAGAACATGGGGCAGAAGGCGGCGGAGATGCTGCGGCTGATCCCGCAGGCCGACCTGAAGGTGATCGAGCGCTGCTCCGGCCATGGCGGCTCCTGGGGGGTGCTGACCGGGAATTTCCCGGTGGCGCTGAAGGTGGGCAAGCCGGTCGCCACCCAGGCGCTGAAATCGGAAAAGCGGTTCGTCGCGTCGGAATGCCCGATCGCCGGCCCGCACATCATGCAGGGGATCGAGCGGCTGAAGGGCGAGGATGCCGGCTCCGGTCCCGAGCAGCTGCATCCGGTGGAGCTGTTCGCCCGGGCCTATGGGATCGTCCTGTAG
- a CDS encoding rubrerythrin family protein, with the protein MSLKGSKTEENLKAAFAGESQANRRYLYFAQKADIEGYNDVAAVFRSTAEGETGHAHGHLEFLEEVGDPATGLPIGETGSNLKAAIAGETHEYTDMYPGMARTARDEGFDEIADWFETLAKAEKSHAGRFQKALEAL; encoded by the coding sequence ATGTCGTTGAAGGGCAGCAAGACCGAAGAGAACCTGAAGGCCGCCTTCGCCGGCGAAAGCCAAGCGAACCGCCGCTATCTGTACTTCGCGCAGAAAGCCGACATCGAAGGTTACAACGACGTCGCCGCCGTCTTCCGCTCCACCGCGGAGGGCGAGACCGGCCATGCCCACGGCCATCTCGAATTCCTGGAGGAGGTCGGCGATCCGGCCACCGGCCTGCCGATCGGCGAGACCGGCAGCAACCTCAAGGCCGCCATCGCCGGCGAGACCCACGAATACACCGACATGTATCCGGGCATGGCCAGGACCGCCCGCGACGAAGGCTTCGACGAGATCGCCGACTGGTTCGAAACCCTGGCCAAGGCCGAAAAGAGCCATGCCGGCCGGTTCCAGAAGGCGCTGGAAGCGCTGTAA
- the irrA gene encoding iron response transcriptional regulator IrrA, which yields MMTAERPFKRALDRLNGAGLRPTRQRLGLARLLFEGCDRHITAEQLHGEALAADLPVSLATVYNTLNQFTDAGLLREVVVEAGKSYFDTNTSDHHHFFVESTGRLEDIPAERLIVQNLPNPPAGTRVTRVDVIVRLVEAGEDEGKGENGTGA from the coding sequence ATGATGACCGCCGAACGTCCCTTCAAGCGAGCCCTCGACCGGCTGAACGGTGCCGGTCTGCGTCCGACCCGCCAGCGTCTCGGGCTCGCCCGCCTGCTGTTCGAAGGCTGCGACCGGCACATCACCGCCGAGCAGTTGCATGGCGAGGCGCTGGCCGCCGATCTGCCGGTGTCGCTGGCGACCGTCTACAACACGCTGAACCAGTTCACCGACGCCGGACTGCTGCGTGAAGTCGTGGTCGAGGCCGGAAAATCCTATTTCGACACCAACACCAGCGACCACCATCATTTCTTCGTCGAATCCACCGGCCGGCTCGAGGACATTCCCGCCGAGCGCCTCATCGTGCAGAACCTGCCCAATCCCCCGGCGGGCACCCGTGTCACCCGCGTCGACGTGATCGTCCGCCTGGTCGAGGCCGGCGAGGACGAGGGCAAGGGCGAGAACGGTACGGGCGCCTGA
- a CDS encoding NAD(P)H-dependent flavin oxidoreductase translates to MKALKPLPMSGREVLPLVEGGKGIAVSNGESSGAWAAAGGIGTFSGVNADSYDENGNLLPQIYKGRTRRERHNELIAFGIQGGIAQARIAHEASNGQGRIHMNVLWEMGGAEHILHGVLEGSQGLIHGVTCGAGMPYKVAEIAVRYGVHYYPIVSSARAFRALWLRAYHKFRDNLGGVVYEDPWLAGGHNGLSNSEDPQKPEDPFPRVLALRQMMNSFGLTDTPIVMAGGVWWLSEWEDWIDNPDLGPIAFQYGTRPLLTQESPISMAWKRKLVALQPGDVFLNRFSPTGFYSSAVKNPFLLDLMARSERQVAYLSKPVGEHSAEFPVGPRGRPVYVTESDKQRAEGWLSQGFTTALKTPDSTLVFVTPQQSERILHDQVDCMGCLSACGFSNWMENEEGTTGKRADPRSFCIQKTLQAVSHTDDCENQLMFAGHNAYRFASDPYYNDGFIPTVKQLVERIATGY, encoded by the coding sequence TTGAAGGCGTTGAAGCCGTTGCCGATGTCCGGCCGGGAGGTTTTGCCGCTCGTCGAGGGTGGCAAGGGTATTGCCGTGTCCAACGGCGAAAGCTCCGGCGCCTGGGCGGCTGCCGGCGGGATTGGGACCTTTTCGGGTGTCAACGCCGACAGCTACGATGAGAACGGCAACCTTCTGCCGCAGATCTACAAGGGTCGGACCCGGCGCGAGCGCCACAACGAGCTGATCGCCTTCGGCATCCAGGGCGGCATCGCCCAGGCGCGCATCGCGCACGAGGCGTCGAACGGCCAGGGCCGCATCCACATGAACGTCCTGTGGGAGATGGGCGGGGCCGAGCACATCCTGCACGGCGTGCTGGAAGGCTCCCAGGGCCTGATCCACGGCGTGACCTGCGGTGCCGGCATGCCCTACAAGGTGGCCGAGATCGCGGTGCGCTACGGCGTCCACTACTACCCGATCGTGTCGTCGGCGCGCGCCTTCCGCGCGCTGTGGCTGCGCGCCTACCACAAGTTCCGCGACAATCTTGGCGGCGTGGTCTACGAGGATCCGTGGCTGGCCGGCGGCCACAACGGCCTGTCCAATTCCGAGGATCCGCAGAAGCCGGAGGATCCGTTCCCCCGCGTCCTGGCCCTGCGCCAGATGATGAACAGCTTCGGCCTGACCGATACCCCCATCGTGATGGCGGGCGGCGTCTGGTGGCTGTCCGAGTGGGAGGACTGGATCGACAACCCCGATCTGGGCCCGATCGCCTTCCAGTACGGCACCCGCCCGCTGCTGACCCAGGAAAGCCCGATCTCGATGGCGTGGAAGCGCAAGCTCGTCGCGCTGCAGCCGGGCGACGTCTTCCTGAACCGCTTCTCGCCGACCGGCTTCTATTCGTCGGCGGTGAAGAACCCCTTCCTGCTGGACCTGATGGCCCGGTCGGAGCGCCAGGTCGCCTATCTGTCCAAGCCGGTGGGCGAGCATTCGGCCGAATTCCCGGTCGGCCCGCGCGGCCGTCCGGTCTATGTCACCGAAAGCGACAAGCAGCGCGCCGAGGGCTGGCTGTCCCAGGGCTTCACCACCGCCCTGAAGACGCCGGACAGCACGCTGGTCTTCGTCACCCCCCAGCAGTCGGAGCGGATCCTGCACGATCAGGTCGACTGCATGGGCTGCCTGTCGGCCTGCGGCTTCTCCAACTGGATGGAGAACGAGGAGGGGACGACGGGCAAGCGCGCCGATCCGCGTTCCTTCTGCATCCAGAAGACCCTGCAGGCGGTGAGCCACACCGACGACTGCGAGAACCAGCTGATGTTCGCCGGCCACAACGCCTATCGGTTCGCCAGCGATCCCTACTACAACGACGGCTTCATCCCGACGGTGAAGCAGCTGGTCGAGCGCATCGCCACCGGTTACTGA
- a CDS encoding glycerophosphoryl diester phosphodiesterase, translated as MLSTLPRLIGHRGAKENAPENTLASIREAARQGARWVEVDVMLTRDRRPVLIHDDTLDRTTTGSGPVPLLDLDELRQLDAGRWFDAGFAGERVPTLEEAVALVRELGLGLNLEIKPYPGQEEATAEAAIDTLRRLWPAGLPLLLSSFEVPCLEVARRLWPENPRGYLLWDPPADWAAIADRIGAATLNVHQDRQTAGSVAEYRATGRPVLAYTVNDAARARELFGWGVSAVFTDAPGRLARDLGPEALGS; from the coding sequence ATGCTGTCGACTCTTCCCCGCCTGATCGGCCATCGCGGCGCCAAGGAAAACGCGCCGGAAAACACCCTCGCCTCGATCCGCGAGGCCGCCCGCCAGGGCGCCCGCTGGGTGGAGGTGGATGTCATGCTGACCCGCGACCGCCGGCCGGTGCTGATCCATGACGACACGCTGGACCGCACCACCACCGGCAGCGGCCCCGTCCCGCTGCTGGATCTGGATGAGCTGCGGCAGCTCGACGCCGGCCGCTGGTTCGATGCCGGTTTCGCCGGGGAACGGGTGCCGACGCTGGAGGAGGCGGTGGCGCTGGTCCGCGAACTCGGCCTCGGCCTCAACCTGGAGATCAAGCCCTATCCGGGACAGGAGGAGGCCACGGCGGAGGCGGCGATCGACACGCTGCGCCGCCTGTGGCCCGCCGGCCTGCCGCTTCTGCTGTCCAGCTTCGAGGTGCCCTGCCTGGAGGTGGCGCGGCGGTTGTGGCCGGAGAACCCGCGCGGCTACCTGCTGTGGGATCCGCCGGCCGATTGGGCCGCCATCGCCGACCGCATCGGCGCTGCGACGCTGAACGTCCACCAGGACCGCCAGACCGCCGGCAGCGTGGCGGAGTATCGCGCCACCGGCCGCCCGGTGCTGGCCTACACCGTCAACGACGCAGCCCGTGCCCGCGAGCTGTTCGGCTGGGGCGTGTCGGCGGTCTTCACCGATGCGCCCGGCCGGCTGGCCCGCGACCTCGGGCCGGAGGCCTTGGGGAGCTGA
- a CDS encoding lysine-2,3-aminomutase-like protein — protein sequence MKALHSVSDLVAAGLMTPEAGDAVRTVADRYAVALTPYLRETLAGRTAPKDPQDPLYAQYVPSPAEAYTAPEEREDPIGDVVRSPVKGIVHRYPDRVLLKPLHACAVYCRFCFRREMVGPGGEALTAEELDAALAYVRDHEEVWEVVVTGGDPLLLSPRRLRGIVQALSAMPHVGVVRLHSRIPAADPDRVTPELVEALTAPDLATWVAVHVNHADELTPPVRAALARLVDAGIPLVGQTVLLKGINDSHAALEALFRGLVRNRVKPYYLHHPDLAAGTSHFRPSLAEGRALVSGLRGRLSGLCQPTYVLDIPGGHGKAPAAAAWVEEEGEGRYRATDFTGRVHDYRG from the coding sequence ATGAAGGCCCTGCACAGCGTTTCCGATCTGGTGGCCGCCGGGCTGATGACGCCCGAGGCCGGCGACGCCGTACGCACGGTCGCCGACCGCTATGCCGTGGCGCTGACGCCGTACCTGCGCGAGACGCTGGCCGGACGTACGGCCCCCAAGGATCCTCAAGATCCGCTGTATGCGCAGTACGTCCCCTCTCCCGCCGAGGCGTACACCGCGCCGGAGGAGCGCGAGGATCCGATCGGCGACGTCGTGCGCAGCCCGGTCAAGGGCATCGTCCACCGTTATCCCGACCGTGTCCTGCTGAAGCCGCTGCACGCCTGCGCCGTCTATTGCCGCTTCTGCTTCCGCCGCGAGATGGTCGGTCCGGGCGGCGAGGCGCTGACCGCCGAGGAGCTGGACGCCGCGCTCGCCTATGTCCGCGACCATGAAGAAGTGTGGGAGGTCGTCGTCACCGGCGGCGATCCGCTGCTGCTGTCGCCCCGCCGGCTGCGCGGCATCGTACAGGCGCTGTCGGCGATGCCCCATGTCGGGGTGGTGCGCCTGCACAGCCGCATCCCCGCTGCCGACCCCGACCGCGTCACGCCGGAGCTGGTGGAGGCGCTGACCGCTCCGGACCTCGCGACCTGGGTCGCCGTGCACGTCAACCATGCCGACGAGCTGACGCCGCCGGTGCGCGCCGCGCTGGCGCGGCTGGTCGACGCCGGCATCCCGCTGGTCGGCCAGACCGTGCTGCTGAAGGGCATCAACGACAGCCATGCGGCGCTGGAGGCGCTGTTCCGCGGGCTGGTGCGCAACCGGGTGAAGCCCTACTACCTGCATCATCCCGACCTCGCCGCCGGCACCAGCCACTTCCGCCCCTCCCTGGCCGAAGGGCGGGCGCTGGTGAGCGGGCTGCGCGGCCGGCTGTCCGGCCTCTGCCAGCCGACCTACGTCCTCGACATCCCCGGCGGCCACGGCAAGGCTCCCGCCGCCGCGGCGTGGGTCGAGGAGGAGGGGGAGGGGCGCTACCGGGCGACCGACTTCACCGGACGGGTCCACGACTACCGGGGCTGA
- a CDS encoding tryptophan-rich sensory protein yields the protein MSDASFSPPRPAPFRVRWWQPLLFWLIVNGWGFVERGAQPFAGHQPSPLQPPGWVFPVMWFTLNVFQIWGDIRLLDPARPIRDRGLLIGLQALTWAIYASFSLVYFTLGSSILAAAWTITFFVVTSACIALVARDDRGIALIWTPLILWTGFASVVGVHNALINPDPLFGTPALW from the coding sequence ATGAGCGATGCGTCCTTCTCCCCGCCACGGCCCGCCCCCTTCCGGGTGCGCTGGTGGCAGCCCCTGCTGTTCTGGCTGATCGTCAATGGCTGGGGCTTCGTCGAACGCGGGGCGCAACCCTTCGCCGGCCACCAGCCGTCGCCGCTGCAGCCGCCCGGCTGGGTGTTCCCGGTGATGTGGTTCACGCTGAACGTCTTCCAGATCTGGGGCGACATCCGGCTGTTGGATCCGGCGCGGCCCATCCGCGACCGCGGCCTGCTGATCGGGCTCCAGGCGCTGACCTGGGCGATCTACGCCAGCTTCAGCCTCGTCTACTTCACGCTGGGCAGCTCGATCCTCGCCGCGGCCTGGACGATCACCTTCTTCGTCGTCACGTCGGCCTGCATCGCCCTGGTGGCCCGCGACGACCGCGGCATCGCGCTGATCTGGACGCCGCTGATCCTGTGGACCGGCTTCGCCTCGGTCGTCGGTGTCCACAACGCGCTGATCAACCCCGACCCGCTGTTCGGCACGCCGGCTTTGTGGTGA
- the holA gene encoding DNA polymerase III subunit delta, whose translation MKLQAKAIDGFLRSPDPKVRAVLLYGPDSGLVRDRAQTLGKTVVADLSDPFRVAEFLGRALADDPARLADEAAALSFTGGRRLIRVRDAEDNATGAFAAFLDDPPPGDSLVVVESGDLSARSKLRLLFEGADGGAAIPCYVEEEASLGRVIADILHGHGLTADPDALAFLSANLVGDRMVARGEAEKLALYMGSGKRVRLEDAQACIGDSAALSMDEPVWAAAEGDFATLDRSLARLFAEGTSPVPILRGAQRHFQRLQLLCAQVAAGKAPEAAVESLRPPVFFKLKTRLVKQARRWSPAQVRQALERLVDAEADCKRTNMPDQTLCARVLFQLASLGARR comes from the coding sequence GTGAAACTCCAGGCCAAGGCGATCGACGGCTTCCTGCGCAGCCCGGACCCCAAGGTCCGGGCGGTGCTGCTTTATGGCCCCGATTCGGGGCTCGTGCGCGACCGGGCCCAGACCCTGGGCAAGACGGTCGTCGCCGACCTGTCCGATCCCTTCCGTGTCGCCGAGTTCCTTGGCCGGGCACTGGCCGACGATCCGGCGCGGCTGGCCGACGAGGCCGCGGCGCTCTCCTTCACCGGCGGCCGCCGGCTGATCCGGGTCCGCGATGCCGAGGACAACGCGACCGGCGCCTTCGCCGCCTTCCTCGACGATCCGCCGCCGGGCGACAGCCTGGTGGTGGTCGAGTCGGGCGACCTGTCGGCACGGTCGAAGCTGCGCCTGCTGTTCGAGGGCGCGGACGGCGGCGCCGCCATTCCCTGCTATGTCGAGGAGGAGGCCTCGCTCGGCCGGGTCATCGCCGACATCCTGCACGGCCATGGGCTGACCGCCGATCCCGATGCGCTCGCCTTCCTGTCGGCCAACCTCGTCGGCGACCGCATGGTCGCCCGCGGCGAGGCGGAGAAGCTGGCGCTCTATATGGGAAGCGGGAAGCGGGTGCGGCTGGAGGATGCCCAGGCCTGCATCGGCGACAGCGCCGCCCTGTCGATGGACGAACCGGTGTGGGCGGCGGCCGAGGGCGACTTCGCCACGCTCGACCGCTCGCTGGCCCGGCTGTTCGCCGAGGGCACCTCGCCGGTGCCGATCCTGCGCGGCGCCCAGCGCCATTTCCAGCGCCTGCAACTGCTGTGCGCCCAGGTCGCCGCCGGCAAGGCGCCGGAGGCCGCCGTCGAGTCGCTGCGCCCGCCGGTCTTCTTCAAGCTGAAGACCCGGCTGGTCAAGCAGGCCCGCCGCTGGTCGCCGGCCCAGGTCCGCCAGGCGCTGGAACGGCTGGTCGATGCCGAGGCCGACTGCAAGCGCACCAACATGCCGGATCAGACGCTGTGCGCCCGGGTGCTGTTCCAGCTCGCCTCGCTGGGCGCCCGGCGCTGA
- the lptE gene encoding LPS assembly lipoprotein LptE, which produces MSASSLSGCGFQPLYGGSGVGAAASDRLMEVDIASIPNREGQKLRNLLIDNFYPSQRPGNPRYRLDVALSASEQKLALQKDATAVRAQLLVNAPYRLTDTQTGKVVFQSNSRSMISYNTLEQHYAAIVTVQSAYDRALEDISNDITTRVAMFLGRES; this is translated from the coding sequence TTGTCGGCCTCGTCCCTGTCAGGCTGCGGCTTCCAGCCGCTCTACGGCGGAAGCGGGGTCGGGGCCGCGGCGTCGGACCGGCTGATGGAGGTCGACATCGCGTCGATCCCCAACCGGGAGGGACAGAAGCTCCGCAACCTGCTGATCGACAATTTCTATCCGTCGCAGCGGCCGGGCAATCCGCGCTACCGGCTGGACGTCGCCCTGTCGGCGTCGGAGCAGAAGCTGGCCCTGCAGAAGGACGCCACCGCGGTGCGCGCCCAGCTTCTGGTCAACGCGCCGTACCGTCTGACCGACACCCAGACCGGCAAGGTGGTGTTCCAGTCCAACTCGCGCTCAATGATCAGCTACAACACGCTGGAACAGCATTACGCAGCCATCGTGACGGTGCAGAGCGCCTATGACCGGGCGTTGGAGGATATTTCCAACGACATCACCACCCGCGTCGCCATGTTCCTCGGCCGGGAAAGCTGA
- the leuS gene encoding leucine--tRNA ligase has translation MSRYNVKETEAKWQGVWDGNGCFTAREDASRPKYYVLEMFPYPSGRIHMGHVRNYTIGDVIARFKRAKGFNVLHPMGWDAFGLPAENAALEKKVHPAAWTRENIATMRGQLKTMGLSIDWDREIATCDVDYYRHEQKMFVDFLKAGLAYRKESWVNWDPVDNTVLANEQVIDGRGWRTGALVEKRKLSQWFLKITAYAEDLLKGLETLDRWPERVRIMQENWIGKSTGVRFRFGIKGREDELEVFTTRPDTLFGASFAAISPNHPLAAELAAGNPDLAEFIAECNRLGTSEEAIETAEKRGFDTGLKVVHPFDPSWELPVYVANFVLMDYGTGAIFACPAHDQRDLDFARKYGLPVRPVVIPADADPAAFEVGTEAYTGPGVLRNSAFLDGLDTESAKEEAGKRLEAAERGERTTQYRLRDWGVSRQRYWGCPIPVVHCESCGIVPVPDDQLPVVLPEDVTFDKPGNPLAHHPTWKHTSCPACGKPALRETDTFDTFIESSWYFARFCSPKTEDAAFTREAVDYWLGVDQYIGGIEHAVLHLLYSRFWTRALKTCGYLNLDEPFTGLFTQGMVNHETYKDSGTGAWLAPTDLTKTDAGEWVRADSGAPVTVGRVEKMSKSKKNVVDPAHIIGTYGADAARLFMLSDSPPERDLEWTEAGIDGAWRYINRLWRMVTEAPVDLPAAGTPRPESFGPKAEAARRLVHKTIAGVSEDLDKFRFNKAVARVRELSNALGELDGRGEGEAWVLREGFESLVRLLGPMMPHLGEELWAQLGHATLLADQPWPDADPALVVEDSVKVAVQVNGKLRATLELPRDMDKDAAEQAALADANVLRAMDGKPARKVIVVPNRVINVVI, from the coding sequence ATGTCGCGTTACAATGTCAAGGAAACCGAGGCGAAGTGGCAGGGCGTGTGGGACGGCAACGGCTGTTTCACCGCGCGCGAGGACGCCTCACGGCCCAAATACTATGTGTTGGAGATGTTCCCCTATCCGTCGGGGCGCATCCACATGGGCCATGTCCGCAACTACACCATCGGCGACGTGATCGCACGCTTCAAGCGCGCCAAGGGCTTCAACGTCCTGCATCCGATGGGCTGGGACGCCTTCGGCCTGCCGGCGGAGAACGCCGCGCTGGAGAAGAAGGTGCACCCCGCCGCCTGGACGCGCGAGAACATCGCGACCATGCGCGGCCAGCTGAAGACGATGGGCCTGTCCATCGACTGGGACCGCGAGATCGCCACCTGCGACGTGGACTATTACCGCCACGAGCAGAAGATGTTCGTGGATTTCCTGAAGGCGGGCCTGGCCTACCGCAAGGAATCCTGGGTGAACTGGGACCCGGTGGACAACACCGTTCTCGCCAACGAGCAGGTGATCGACGGCCGCGGCTGGCGCACCGGCGCGCTGGTGGAGAAGCGCAAGCTGTCTCAGTGGTTCCTGAAGATCACCGCCTATGCCGAGGACCTGCTGAAGGGGCTGGAGACGCTGGACCGCTGGCCCGAGCGCGTCCGCATCATGCAGGAGAACTGGATCGGCAAGTCCACCGGCGTCCGTTTCCGCTTCGGCATCAAGGGGCGCGAGGACGAGCTTGAGGTCTTCACCACCCGGCCCGACACGCTGTTCGGCGCCTCCTTCGCCGCGATCTCCCCGAATCACCCGCTGGCCGCCGAACTGGCCGCCGGCAACCCGGACCTCGCGGAGTTCATCGCCGAGTGCAACCGGCTGGGCACCAGCGAGGAGGCGATCGAGACGGCGGAGAAGCGCGGCTTCGACACCGGCCTCAAGGTCGTGCATCCCTTCGACCCGTCGTGGGAGCTGCCGGTCTATGTCGCCAACTTCGTGCTGATGGACTACGGCACGGGCGCGATCTTCGCCTGCCCGGCGCATGACCAGCGCGACCTGGACTTCGCCCGCAAATACGGCCTGCCGGTCCGCCCGGTGGTGATCCCGGCCGACGCCGATCCGGCGGCCTTCGAGGTCGGGACCGAGGCCTATACCGGCCCCGGCGTGCTGCGGAACTCCGCCTTTCTCGACGGGCTCGACACCGAGTCGGCGAAGGAGGAGGCCGGCAAGCGGCTGGAGGCGGCGGAGCGGGGCGAGCGCACCACCCAGTACCGCCTGCGCGACTGGGGCGTGTCGCGCCAGCGCTATTGGGGCTGCCCGATCCCGGTCGTCCATTGCGAGTCGTGTGGCATCGTCCCGGTTCCGGACGACCAGCTGCCGGTCGTGCTGCCGGAGGACGTGACCTTCGACAAGCCCGGCAACCCGCTGGCCCATCATCCGACCTGGAAGCACACCAGCTGCCCGGCCTGCGGCAAGCCGGCGCTGCGCGAGACGGACACCTTCGATACCTTCATCGAGTCGTCCTGGTATTTCGCCCGCTTCTGCTCGCCGAAGACCGAGGATGCGGCCTTCACCCGCGAGGCGGTCGATTACTGGCTGGGCGTCGACCAGTATATCGGCGGCATCGAGCATGCGGTCCTGCACCTGCTCTACAGCCGTTTCTGGACCCGCGCGCTGAAGACCTGCGGCTATCTGAACCTGGACGAGCCGTTCACCGGCCTGTTCACCCAGGGCATGGTCAACCACGAGACCTACAAGGATTCCGGCACCGGCGCCTGGCTGGCTCCGACCGACCTGACGAAGACCGACGCGGGCGAGTGGGTCCGCGCCGACAGCGGCGCGCCGGTCACCGTCGGCCGCGTCGAGAAGATGTCGAAGTCCAAGAAGAACGTGGTCGACCCGGCGCACATCATCGGCACCTACGGCGCCGACGCCGCCCGCCTGTTCATGCTGTCCGACAGCCCGCCGGAACGCGACCTGGAATGGACCGAGGCCGGCATCGACGGCGCCTGGCGCTACATCAACCGCCTGTGGCGGATGGTGACCGAGGCGCCGGTGGACCTGCCCGCCGCCGGCACGCCGAGACCCGAGTCGTTCGGCCCGAAGGCCGAGGCCGCCCGCCGCCTGGTCCACAAGACCATCGCCGGCGTGTCGGAGGATCTCGACAAGTTCCGCTTCAACAAGGCGGTCGCCCGCGTCCGCGAGCTGTCCAACGCGCTCGGCGAGCTGGACGGCAGGGGTGAGGGCGAGGCCTGGGTGCTGCGCGAGGGCTTCGAGTCGCTGGTCCGCCTGCTCGGCCCGATGATGCCGCATCTGGGCGAGGAGCTGTGGGCGCAGCTGGGCCACGCCACCCTGCTGGCCGACCAGCCCTGGCCCGACGCCGATCCCGCCCTGGTGGTGGAGGACAGCGTCAAGGTCGCGGTCCAGGTCAACGGCAAGCTGCGCGCCACGCTGGAACTGCCGCGCGACATGGACAAGGACGCGGCGGAGCAGGCGGCGCTTGCCGATGCCAACGTCCTGCGCGCCATGGACGGCAAGCCGGCGCGCAAGGTCATCGTCGTCCCGAACCGGGTGATCAATGTTGTCATCTGA